CTGGCTTTCCTGGCACCACGATCTTTGGTTTCGACTCATCCGGCCGGGGTCCAGTAAGTCCCGCTTCCGTGTCCAACCGGAGGTCGGCCTCACGTTTATTCTTGTCGGGACCATGACAATAGAAACAGTTGTCGGACAGCAAAGGACGAATGTCGCGATTAAATTCGACGACGTCAGGCAGCGTGCCCCCGTCGGAGCAATCCGCCTGCCATGGCATCATCAGAATGGCGATCGATGCAGAAACCACACGAAGGAACCAGGAATGACAACTCATCGCAACTTTGACTCCGTGCCCTCAAGGATTGCCTCGTTCACTCGAAAATGCCCGCTCTTGCCACCCGATTTTTCCAGCAGCCGAGCGGGACCAAGCGTCATCGCTCGATCAACCGACTTGCACATATCGTAGATCGTCAGTCCCGCGACCGTGACGGCCATCAGCGCTTCCATTTCGACCCCCGTTCGTCCCTGAACGCGGACGGTGGCCTCAATGCGAACAATGGCGGAATCGACGGGGATCAATGTGACATCCACTCCGTCAATCCCGAGCGGGTGACAGAGCGGAATCAGATCGGCGGTTCGCTTCGTGGCCATGATGCCGGCAAGGCGTGCGACTTCAAACACGTCACCTTTCGCGAACTGACGATCAAGAATCATCACCAGCGTTTCGGGCCGCATTCGCACGAAGTTCTCGGCCCGAGCCAGCCGATGCGTGATCTCCTTCGCGCCGACGTCGACCATCCGGCTCGCGCCGTCGTTATCAAAATGCGTGAACCCCGACATGCAACGCCTTCTCACACTTTACGAATAAATTGAGCTGCAAAGCTGCGAACCTGCTGTCCATTAAGAACATGGAAGACACGAAGCTGCTCGATTGTTTCCTGGCTGAACTTGGACAGCGGCACGTGAACCAGTTTCTTGCCGAACCGCTTCGCCAACTGCCGCCAGACCGGACCTGGAGGTGCATGACTGAGCAGTGCCACGTGCCGTTCGCGTGCATAGTAACACGCCGCGGCCAGCAGACGTTCTTCCAGTGTATCCGTGAAATCGAATCGCGGGTTCGACCAAATGTCCGAAACAGGACGAGGAGGAAACAGAAACACGGCGCCGCCATACGTGGCTTGCCCGATTCCTGGCCCGACGAGATTTTCAAGATAATTCGTCGCAAACAGTGCCAGCGTCGATTCGTCGTGATGCTCGGCGTGCCAGGTGACCCGCCAGGGATAGTCGCGCGGATCGGCGGGACTGTCGAACATCATCACGACGCAGTCCAACGTTCCGCGCGTCGGCGGCAACACTTTGACGTACAAATTGCCCGTGTGCCAATTCCGTAACGTCTCGCGAATGTCGAGACCGTCTTTCATGCTCGTTGTGAATTTCTCGCTGCGCGCCAGATCGGTGCCGAGCGAATTCAGCGCCGCATCCTTGACGTGTGTGCGAAATTTCTCGATCGCGATATCTTCCGGCGGCCAACTGCACTGACGATGCGGATTCCAGCGCATCAGCCAATCGTCTTGTTGCGGTTTGGGCGGATGCGGTTTCAGCTTGCATGTTCGCCATTCCACCGCCTGCCCGGGCAAGCGATTCTTTAAATCGACCATGTCTCCCTCGGGCAGTCGGCCACGCGTGATCCCCAATTTGATCGTGGGGAACGGAATTCGTTCGTG
This genomic interval from Schlesneria paludicola DSM 18645 contains the following:
- the moaC gene encoding cyclic pyranopterin monophosphate synthase MoaC, whose protein sequence is MSGFTHFDNDGASRMVDVGAKEITHRLARAENFVRMRPETLVMILDRQFAKGDVFEVARLAGIMATKRTADLIPLCHPLGIDGVDVTLIPVDSAIVRIEATVRVQGRTGVEMEALMAVTVAGLTIYDMCKSVDRAMTLGPARLLEKSGGKSGHFRVNEAILEGTESKLR